Proteins from a genomic interval of Paenibacillus sp. RC334:
- a CDS encoding glycerol-3-phosphate responsive antiterminator, whose protein sequence is MPFQGQRILPAAKHIKQLEDILDSSYEYAVFLDTHVAQLRSLYQLARSHNKRMLLHADLVQGLKNDEYATEYLCQEIKPFGIISTRSGVIATAKKKGILAVQRVFMLDTIALEKSYALVEKTRPDYIEVLPGVVPPMITEVSERTGIPILAGGLIRTPEDVEAALAAGATAVTTSNKQLFEHYRQ, encoded by the coding sequence ATGCCATTTCAGGGACAACGCATTTTGCCTGCGGCTAAGCATATTAAACAGCTGGAGGATATTTTGGACAGCTCCTATGAGTATGCGGTTTTTCTGGATACGCACGTAGCACAGCTACGCAGCCTGTACCAGTTGGCGCGGAGCCACAACAAGCGGATGCTTCTTCATGCCGATCTGGTGCAGGGCCTAAAGAATGATGAATATGCCACTGAATATTTGTGTCAGGAGATTAAGCCGTTCGGTATTATTTCGACCCGATCCGGTGTGATTGCGACCGCCAAAAAGAAAGGTATTCTCGCTGTACAACGGGTATTCATGCTAGATACGATTGCGCTGGAAAAAAGCTACGCACTGGTGGAAAAAACGCGACCCGATTACATCGAGGTACTGCCCGGCGTTGTTCCGCCCATGATTACAGAGGTCAGTGAACGCACGGGTATTCCCATCTTGGCGGGAGGACTGATTCGTACCCCTGAGGATGTGGAAGCAGCGCTCGCTGCTGGAGCTACAGCAGTTACAACATCCAATAAA
- a CDS encoding alpha/beta hydrolase — MSKKIQLEPAAQKFADDNAKPPFLYDLGPAKGRETVNEVQAGPANKPAADLEDLSIPGGPSGEVKVRIVRPQQVTGDLPVIVYIHGAGWVFGNAHTHDRLIRELAVGAQAAVVFPEYSLSPEAKYPTAIEEIYAVVQWVAQHGREHGLKPDTLTVAGDSVGGNMTAAVTLLAKERSAPAIRQQLLFYPVTDASFDTESYHEFATGYFLSREGMQWFWDQYTTDPNERAQITASPLRATTEQLKGLPPALVITGEADVLRDEGEAYANKLREAGVDVIAARFQGIIHDFVMLNPLSETAAKRGAIALATSWLRQGFEG; from the coding sequence ATGAGTAAAAAGATACAGCTTGAACCCGCAGCGCAGAAGTTCGCAGACGATAACGCCAAGCCTCCGTTTCTGTACGATTTGGGCCCTGCAAAGGGACGTGAAACGGTCAATGAGGTCCAAGCGGGTCCGGCAAACAAGCCTGCCGCAGACCTGGAAGACCTGTCCATTCCCGGTGGGCCAAGCGGGGAGGTCAAGGTCCGGATTGTTCGTCCACAACAGGTGACAGGCGACCTCCCGGTTATTGTATACATCCACGGGGCAGGATGGGTATTCGGTAATGCCCACACGCATGATCGTCTGATCCGTGAGCTGGCTGTGGGTGCGCAGGCAGCGGTTGTATTCCCGGAATACAGCTTGTCACCTGAAGCAAAATATCCAACGGCAATTGAGGAAATCTACGCGGTCGTTCAGTGGGTGGCTCAGCATGGACGCGAGCATGGGCTGAAGCCTGATACGCTGACGGTAGCTGGAGACAGTGTCGGCGGTAACATGACCGCAGCCGTAACATTGCTTGCCAAGGAACGAAGCGCTCCTGCTATCCGACAGCAGTTGTTGTTCTACCCGGTGACAGACGCTTCTTTTGACACGGAATCGTATCATGAATTCGCCACAGGGTATTTCCTGAGCCGTGAAGGGATGCAATGGTTCTGGGATCAATACACGACAGACCCCAATGAACGGGCACAGATTACGGCGTCTCCGCTGCGGGCAACGACCGAACAGCTCAAGGGGCTGCCGCCAGCATTGGTCATCACAGGCGAGGCTGACGTGCTGCGGGATGAAGGGGAAGCTTATGCGAACAAGCTGCGTGAGGCCGGGGTGGATGTGATCGCTGCCCGCTTTCAGGGCATCATTCACGACTTCGTAATGCTGAACCCGTTATCGGAAACCGCAGCCAAGCGCGGGGCGATTGCTCTGGCTACCTCGTGGCTGCGCCAAGGCTTTGAGGGTTAA
- a CDS encoding NAD(P)-dependent oxidoreductase, with protein sequence MKIAVIGAGGKAGGNIVKEALDRGHEVTAIVRDSAKVTDSRATVVQKDVFDLKTDDLKDFDVVVNAFAAPRGQEHLHVDAGNILIEALRNVSGTRLIVVGGAGSLFTDESQTLLVKDTPDFPDFVYPTANNQGKNLEILRGTNDLNWTFISPSAEFALGKRTGSYQVGKDVLQVNSKGASYVSYEDYAVAVIDEIEKPQHLNQRFTVVSES encoded by the coding sequence ATGAAAATTGCAGTTATTGGTGCAGGCGGTAAAGCAGGAGGCAACATTGTTAAAGAGGCATTGGACAGAGGGCATGAAGTAACAGCGATCGTTCGCGACTCTGCCAAAGTCACAGACAGCCGTGCGACTGTGGTACAAAAAGACGTTTTCGATCTGAAAACAGACGACCTGAAAGACTTTGACGTTGTCGTTAACGCTTTTGCTGCTCCACGTGGTCAGGAGCATCTGCATGTAGATGCAGGTAACATTCTAATTGAAGCACTGCGTAATGTGTCCGGTACTCGCCTGATTGTTGTGGGCGGCGCAGGCAGCCTGTTCACAGATGAGTCCCAAACCTTGTTGGTAAAAGACACTCCTGATTTCCCGGATTTCGTATACCCAACGGCTAATAATCAAGGAAAGAATCTGGAAATTTTGCGTGGAACCAACGATCTGAACTGGACTTTCATTAGTCCTTCCGCTGAATTTGCTCTCGGCAAACGCACAGGTTCTTATCAAGTTGGCAAAGATGTGCTGCAAGTCAATTCCAAAGGCGCAAGCTATGTCAGCTATGAAGATTATGCGGTGGCTGTAATTGACGAAATCGAGAAACCACAGCATCTGAACCAACGTTTCACCGTGGTATCCGAGTCCTAA
- a CDS encoding cation:proton antiporter, whose translation MQFILYLLLILLFTKVAGDLSVRLGQPSVLGKLIAGIVLGPAVLGWVQNNTLIHDMSEIGVLLLMFIAGLETDLDQLRRNWKPAVAVAVGGIILPLICGFGVGEAFGFSVHEGWFLGVVLSATSVSITVQVLKDMNKLNTREGSTILGAAVLDDVLVVVLLAVMMSVFGVGGGTSLGLLVGKKLLFFVVAIFGGWFVVPWIMKILAPLKVTEATITAALIICFGFAYFADMLGMAGIIGAFAAGIAISQTSFKHVVEEKVEPIAYSIFVPVFFVSIGLNVSFEGVGQQIGFVVALTLVAMVTKLIGGGIGARLTGFNNRSSLAIGSGMISRGEVALIIAATGLQTGLLAQQYFTSVIIAVILTTLAAPPILKLCFSDKKSPGHEQKKHS comes from the coding sequence ATGCAATTTATATTGTATCTTTTGCTGATTCTGCTGTTTACTAAAGTGGCTGGTGATCTGTCGGTAAGGCTCGGTCAGCCTTCAGTGCTAGGGAAGCTGATTGCTGGTATTGTACTCGGTCCAGCGGTATTGGGGTGGGTTCAGAACAACACACTTATTCATGATATGTCTGAAATCGGAGTGCTGCTGCTGATGTTCATTGCCGGGCTGGAGACGGATCTGGATCAGCTTCGGCGTAACTGGAAACCAGCGGTAGCCGTAGCAGTTGGGGGGATTATTCTTCCGTTGATCTGCGGTTTTGGAGTTGGGGAAGCCTTCGGATTTTCGGTGCATGAAGGATGGTTTCTCGGTGTTGTCCTGAGCGCCACTTCCGTCAGCATTACGGTGCAGGTGCTAAAGGATATGAACAAGCTTAACACCCGGGAAGGCTCGACGATTTTGGGTGCAGCGGTGCTGGATGATGTACTTGTCGTGGTGTTGCTTGCAGTGATGATGAGTGTATTCGGGGTAGGAGGGGGAACATCTCTGGGGCTTCTCGTCGGCAAAAAGCTTCTTTTCTTTGTCGTCGCTATATTCGGAGGATGGTTTGTGGTTCCCTGGATCATGAAAATACTGGCTCCGCTCAAGGTGACAGAGGCCACCATTACCGCTGCTTTGATCATCTGCTTCGGGTTTGCGTATTTTGCAGATATGTTGGGTATGGCGGGCATTATCGGAGCCTTTGCTGCCGGGATTGCCATTTCGCAAACGAGCTTTAAGCATGTCGTGGAAGAAAAAGTGGAGCCCATCGCTTATTCCATCTTTGTCCCTGTGTTTTTTGTCAGCATTGGATTAAATGTTTCCTTCGAGGGAGTAGGGCAGCAGATCGGGTTTGTCGTTGCATTGACACTGGTTGCTATGGTGACGAAGCTGATCGGTGGCGGAATCGGGGCACGTCTGACAGGCTTTAATAACCGTTCTTCGCTCGCGATTGGCTCCGGTATGATATCTCGCGGTGAAGTCGCGCTCATTATCGCAGCTACTGGGCTGCAAACGGGCCTGCTGGCACAGCAATATTTTACATCCGTCATTATTGCTGTCATTCTGACGACTTTGGCTGCACCTCCGATTCTCAAGCTGTGCTTTAGCGATAAGAAATCTCCCGGCCATGAGCAGAAGAAGCATAGCTAA
- a CDS encoding GNAT family protein produces MTQKSLHTTPVARLLEGSRVYLRPIHVEDTELYYNTLFDQDVRRMTGTQRSFTKDQIGRYIESKGQDTSSLLLLIALQEDDRIIGDIALQDMDSLNRSANIRIAINEQGNQGKGYGTEALVLMLDYGFGICNLHRIELNVYDFNERAIRCYEKIGFQREGVQRDALFYNHQYHDSILMSMLSSEYRVRYVEKAEN; encoded by the coding sequence ATGACTCAAAAATCTTTGCACACAACACCAGTGGCACGGTTACTGGAGGGATCGCGGGTGTATCTGCGTCCGATTCACGTGGAGGACACCGAACTGTACTATAATACGTTGTTTGATCAGGACGTGAGGAGGATGACGGGTACGCAGCGTAGCTTTACCAAGGATCAAATTGGGCGTTATATTGAATCCAAAGGGCAGGATACCTCCAGCCTGCTGCTACTCATTGCCCTTCAGGAAGATGATCGTATCATCGGTGACATTGCTCTTCAGGATATGGACAGCCTGAACCGCAGTGCCAACATCCGCATTGCCATTAACGAACAGGGGAATCAGGGGAAAGGCTACGGCACTGAGGCGCTTGTGCTAATGCTGGATTACGGATTTGGTATCTGTAATCTGCATCGAATTGAGCTGAACGTATATGATTTTAATGAACGGGCCATCCGTTGCTATGAAAAAATAGGCTTCCAACGTGAAGGCGTGCAACGGGATGCTTTATTTTATAATCATCAATACCATGACTCCATTCTGATGAGTATGCTGTCCTCTGAATACCGTGTCCGCTATGTAGAAAAAGCAGAGAACTGA
- a CDS encoding MFS transporter: MNRNEGKKESESTPSIWRNGRFRRMFAAHTAASFGDWFDAIAIQVLVAYRWEANPMLIALIPVVMALPGLLLGSISGTLADRVHKARLMIVCDAVIALLTLAILAVPGPAWLLPLLGLRAAAGVFQMPSQQGLTRTVVASNDLFRATSLNGLVNQASKVAGPLLGAMTLVVMSPQACIILNALLRLCSGLVLWPLRGIGPALDSVEQHATTAVKQGKLDSPSEAEADEAEHRKERVGASRFFSQWREGWAFLWRSRMLLHTLVFGLFGMIAILMIDYQFPTLLRVLAPGNESLLGWLVSAIGAGAVACMLVLNRLNRISAGWGLGGGYVLVGGAIAALGWAQPGTGLPVLLMIGAMLGVGNGLYIITQNYILQARTPADMVGRVFGIQSTVTGAIMIVSPLIGGVMIRMAGPGTTFVWIGVTIGALGLVGLMLQSVIWRESPADFNNSAVKNADPAQ, from the coding sequence GTGAATAGAAATGAAGGAAAAAAAGAATCAGAATCCACGCCCAGCATTTGGCGCAACGGCCGTTTTCGGCGGATGTTTGCGGCGCACACGGCTGCTTCCTTTGGCGATTGGTTTGATGCCATCGCCATTCAGGTGCTCGTCGCTTACCGCTGGGAAGCCAACCCCATGCTGATTGCGCTGATTCCGGTAGTGATGGCGCTGCCGGGTCTGCTGCTGGGCTCTATCTCAGGCACGTTAGCCGACCGGGTGCATAAGGCCCGGCTGATGATCGTCTGCGATGCAGTTATTGCCTTGTTGACGCTGGCGATTCTCGCTGTTCCGGGGCCGGCGTGGCTGTTGCCTCTGCTGGGTCTGCGTGCGGCGGCTGGCGTATTCCAAATGCCATCACAGCAAGGCTTGACCCGCACTGTAGTCGCCAGCAACGACCTGTTTCGGGCGACCTCGCTGAATGGGCTGGTCAATCAGGCTTCCAAAGTGGCGGGGCCATTATTGGGAGCCATGACCTTGGTTGTGATGTCGCCTCAAGCGTGCATTATCCTTAATGCGCTGCTGCGCCTGTGCTCCGGTTTGGTGCTGTGGCCGCTGCGCGGAATCGGCCCCGCCCTCGACAGCGTAGAGCAGCATGCGACTACTGCTGTGAAACAAGGAAAGCTGGATTCGCCAAGCGAGGCTGAGGCTGATGAAGCCGAGCATCGGAAGGAACGCGTCGGCGCATCCCGTTTTTTCAGCCAATGGCGCGAGGGCTGGGCGTTCCTATGGCGCAGCCGAATGCTTTTGCATACGCTTGTGTTCGGACTTTTCGGCATGATCGCCATTCTCATGATTGACTACCAGTTTCCGACACTGCTGCGAGTGCTCGCCCCGGGTAACGAATCGCTGCTTGGCTGGCTGGTTTCAGCCATAGGCGCTGGTGCCGTCGCTTGTATGCTAGTGCTGAACCGTTTGAACCGGATAAGCGCGGGCTGGGGCCTCGGTGGAGGTTATGTGCTGGTTGGTGGAGCTATTGCTGCTTTAGGCTGGGCGCAACCGGGGACAGGATTACCCGTACTGCTTATGATTGGGGCCATGCTAGGCGTGGGAAACGGCCTGTACATCATCACCCAGAATTACATATTGCAAGCCCGAACACCGGCCGATATGGTGGGGCGCGTCTTCGGTATCCAAAGTACCGTGACCGGAGCGATCATGATCGTCTCACCGCTTATCGGGGGTGTAATGATTCGTATGGCCGGACCAGGCACTACCTTTGTCTGGATTGGAGTGACGATTGGGGCTTTGGGTTTAGTCGGACTCATGCTTCAATCCGTCATTTGGCGTGAGTCACCTGCTGATTTTAACAATTCTGCTGTCAAAAATGCAGACCCTGCACAGTAG
- a CDS encoding winged helix-turn-helix domain-containing protein — protein MIRLQFDTDGYSVICSADRVMLLAKEFALLRFLYDNRNQVFTREQLLDRVWPLEYPVERTVDDHIYRLRKKLKPWNALRIHTVRGYGYSLTLTGVQRQNHPSLRDQEVQDAVHGLLRKYQLLGQGNSIVALAAQQEQMGFELSPFYQMYTRFVQADILWFLEREDFAPKDRLYWMLLLYIGTAGVTDQKLALCERALSSGLLSAEQERELRILNILEAYVENGQSERALERLPLAFAVMERDELDKFVMPVALMEMYMHLTANRMEEAKVLSVRLEGMLSEAPYLRELGRYRMMQGFMLLLTGGVDEAERLLDEGLNTLDMAKQELLKIKAVCQIRGFLKRYGGFPALEEKYATQYERLDRDNGLTIHRLALRRWLEQTLSAV, from the coding sequence ATGATCAGGCTACAATTTGATACAGACGGTTATAGTGTAATCTGTAGTGCAGATCGTGTTATGTTGTTGGCTAAAGAGTTTGCGCTACTGCGCTTTCTATACGATAACCGGAATCAGGTGTTCACCCGGGAACAACTGCTGGATCGTGTGTGGCCGCTGGAATATCCGGTGGAGCGCACGGTGGATGATCATATCTACAGATTGCGTAAAAAGCTCAAGCCATGGAATGCTCTTCGTATTCATACGGTCCGGGGGTATGGCTACAGCTTGACCCTTACTGGCGTGCAACGACAGAATCATCCGTCCCTGCGCGATCAGGAGGTACAAGACGCTGTCCACGGACTGTTACGGAAATACCAATTGCTGGGACAGGGGAATTCCATCGTGGCGCTGGCTGCTCAGCAGGAGCAGATGGGGTTCGAACTGTCTCCTTTTTATCAGATGTATACCCGGTTTGTGCAGGCCGATATATTGTGGTTTTTGGAACGGGAGGACTTTGCTCCTAAAGATCGACTGTACTGGATGTTACTGCTATATATAGGTACAGCAGGGGTAACGGATCAGAAGCTTGCTCTATGTGAGCGGGCGCTTTCCAGTGGATTACTATCCGCCGAGCAGGAGCGGGAATTGCGTATTCTCAACATCCTGGAGGCTTATGTGGAGAATGGACAATCTGAACGCGCACTGGAGAGACTTCCGCTGGCTTTTGCAGTGATGGAGCGGGATGAGCTGGACAAATTTGTGATGCCTGTTGCGCTGATGGAGATGTACATGCATCTGACCGCCAACCGTATGGAGGAGGCTAAGGTACTATCCGTTCGATTGGAAGGGATGCTATCTGAGGCTCCGTATTTGCGGGAGCTGGGGCGTTATCGGATGATGCAGGGATTCATGCTCCTGCTTACCGGGGGAGTGGACGAGGCCGAGCGGCTATTGGATGAGGGGCTGAACACGCTTGATATGGCTAAACAGGAGCTGCTTAAAATCAAGGCAGTCTGTCAAATCCGCGGCTTTTTGAAGCGTTATGGTGGCTTTCCTGCGTTGGAAGAGAAATATGCTACTCAATATGAACGACTTGATCGGGACAATGGCTTAACGATACATCGTTTGGCACTAAGGCGTTGGTTGGAGCAAACACTTTCTGCGGTCTGA
- a CDS encoding MFS transporter, with protein MSSQQHQRALVYKSLWHAGPWVLAAGIILVGANLRASITSVGPLIGLIKDSLHISNTLSGLLTTLPLLAFALLSPFVAKLSRRFGSPLIIFAALLLLTAGIVVRSTLGVTALFAGTAMLGLAIAVCNVLLPSLIKEEFPRNSGLMTGVYSVSMNVVAATASGLSIPLALNGGLGWRGALGIWGIVGVVGILLWVPQLLKARKTANKAAVSARTVNVYTSSLAWKVTLFMGLQSALFYVPAAWFPEMMVGQGMDSETAGWMLSMLQFSQMPFTFIVPIWAARVKDQRVLVLIMAALYFIGLGGFLLGATQWSVIWVICIGIAGGFAFPLVMMFFNLRTRTPQQAAELSGMAQSFGYLLAATGPTLFGYLHDATQGWTIPLLLLLCLSVLLMFTGLGAAKKRYVGGEVDDQATI; from the coding sequence ATGAGTTCACAGCAACACCAACGAGCTTTGGTATACAAATCCTTGTGGCATGCCGGTCCTTGGGTGCTTGCCGCAGGGATCATTTTGGTAGGTGCCAATCTGCGCGCCTCGATTACCTCGGTAGGACCTCTTATCGGTTTGATTAAGGATTCTTTGCATATTTCGAATACACTGAGTGGCCTATTAACGACATTGCCGCTGCTGGCTTTTGCCCTGTTGTCGCCTTTTGTAGCCAAACTGTCGCGCCGCTTCGGGTCGCCTCTTATTATTTTTGCAGCCTTGCTGTTGTTGACCGCAGGTATTGTGGTGCGCTCAACGCTGGGGGTGACCGCATTATTTGCTGGGACAGCCATGCTGGGACTGGCTATTGCCGTGTGTAATGTTTTGCTGCCCAGTTTGATCAAAGAGGAGTTTCCTCGCAACAGCGGACTGATGACTGGCGTATATTCAGTATCCATGAATGTAGTCGCTGCAACAGCATCCGGTCTGAGTATACCGCTGGCTCTGAACGGAGGTTTGGGCTGGCGCGGTGCTTTGGGAATATGGGGGATTGTGGGTGTCGTAGGTATTTTACTCTGGGTGCCCCAGCTTCTTAAGGCGCGCAAAACGGCCAATAAAGCGGCAGTGTCTGCCCGAACCGTGAATGTGTATACATCGTCTTTGGCTTGGAAGGTGACGCTGTTTATGGGGCTGCAATCTGCCCTATTCTACGTCCCTGCCGCATGGTTTCCCGAGATGATGGTTGGACAGGGAATGGATTCAGAGACTGCGGGATGGATGCTGTCCATGCTGCAGTTTTCGCAAATGCCGTTTACTTTTATTGTGCCTATTTGGGCAGCTCGGGTAAAGGATCAGCGGGTATTGGTTCTGATTATGGCTGCGCTGTATTTTATCGGTCTGGGTGGATTTCTGCTTGGGGCTACACAGTGGAGTGTGATTTGGGTCATTTGTATCGGTATAGCGGGTGGTTTTGCTTTCCCGTTGGTGATGATGTTCTTTAATTTGCGGACGCGGACACCGCAGCAGGCAGCAGAGCTGTCTGGTATGGCGCAATCCTTTGGTTATTTGCTAGCAGCGACAGGGCCGACGCTGTTCGGTTATTTACATGATGCAACACAAGGCTGGACAATTCCGCTGCTTCTACTCTTGTGTCTGAGCGTTTTGCTCATGTTTACAGGGCTGGGTGCAGCCAAGAAACGATATGTCGGAGGCGAGGTGGATGATCAGGCTACAATTTGA
- the kduD gene encoding 2-dehydro-3-deoxy-D-gluconate 5-dehydrogenase KduD: MGLDTFSLDFFSLKGKTAIVTGGNSGLGQGYSVALAKAGADLFIVANNDDYEETRRLLEPTGVKVVFHEADLTQRESITKIVEEAVKAFGKIDILVNNAGTIRRAPLLEYKDEDWDAVMEINLNAVYHLSQEVAKVMVEQKSGKIINVASMLAFQGGKFVPPYTASKHAVAGLTKAFANELAVHNVQINAIAPGYIATANTAPIRADESRNQEILSRIPAGRWGDPSDLMGVVVFLASQGSDYMNGHILAVDGGWLVR; the protein is encoded by the coding sequence ATGGGTCTGGATACTTTTTCATTGGATTTTTTCAGCCTGAAAGGCAAAACAGCGATTGTAACGGGTGGCAACAGCGGCTTGGGTCAGGGATATTCAGTAGCTTTGGCTAAAGCGGGCGCGGATCTGTTCATTGTAGCCAACAATGATGATTATGAAGAAACAAGACGTCTGCTCGAACCTACCGGCGTGAAGGTTGTCTTTCATGAGGCGGATCTGACGCAAAGAGAATCTATTACAAAGATTGTAGAAGAAGCCGTCAAGGCATTCGGTAAAATCGATATTCTCGTAAATAACGCAGGTACGATTCGTCGTGCTCCTTTGCTGGAGTACAAAGATGAGGATTGGGACGCGGTGATGGAAATCAACCTGAATGCTGTCTATCACCTGAGTCAGGAAGTAGCAAAGGTGATGGTTGAGCAAAAAAGCGGGAAAATTATCAACGTCGCTTCCATGCTTGCTTTTCAGGGTGGAAAGTTCGTTCCGCCGTATACAGCAAGTAAGCACGCAGTGGCTGGCTTGACCAAGGCGTTTGCCAACGAGCTGGCGGTTCATAACGTTCAGATTAATGCGATTGCCCCTGGTTATATTGCTACAGCGAACACAGCTCCAATCCGTGCCGATGAGAGCCGCAATCAGGAAATTTTGTCGCGTATTCCTGCGGGGCGCTGGGGAGATCCGTCCGATTTGATGGGAGTTGTTGTTTTCCTCGCAAGTCAGGGCTCCGACTACATGAACGGTCATATTTTGGCGGTGGATGGCGGCTGGCTGGTACGTTAA
- a CDS encoding bifunctional 2-keto-4-hydroxyglutarate aldolase/2-keto-3-deoxy-6-phosphogluconate aldolase gives MTKKKVLEHITSVGVVAVIRGNTAEEAYQMSKACIEGGLDNIELTFTTPDADQVIRRLRDEFKDRAVIGAGTVLEPLTARIAILAGAEFVVSPSFEEETAKLCNLYAIPYMPGCMTLNEIKEAMKLGSDVVKLFPGSAMGADFVKAVKGPMPHVQIMPTGGVDLDNMETWLRNGSVAVGIGGNLTAPAKDGRYDLITENAARYVAKYKEVRAAL, from the coding sequence ATGACAAAAAAGAAAGTTTTGGAGCATATCACTTCGGTTGGGGTTGTCGCGGTCATTCGGGGAAACACAGCGGAGGAAGCGTACCAAATGTCCAAAGCCTGTATTGAAGGCGGTTTGGACAATATTGAGCTTACGTTTACCACGCCGGATGCGGATCAGGTGATTCGCAGATTGAGAGATGAATTTAAGGACCGGGCAGTGATTGGTGCGGGAACTGTACTAGAGCCGCTGACAGCGAGAATTGCTATTTTGGCTGGAGCAGAGTTCGTAGTGAGTCCTTCTTTTGAAGAAGAAACGGCGAAGCTGTGCAATTTATACGCGATTCCCTATATGCCCGGTTGCATGACGCTGAATGAAATTAAGGAAGCGATGAAGCTGGGCAGTGATGTCGTGAAGCTGTTCCCTGGTAGTGCTATGGGTGCGGATTTTGTCAAGGCAGTCAAAGGGCCAATGCCTCATGTGCAAATTATGCCAACGGGCGGCGTCGATCTGGATAACATGGAAACATGGCTGCGCAACGGAAGTGTAGCGGTTGGCATCGGGGGAAACCTGACGGCTCCGGCCAAGGATGGCCGCTACGATCTGATCACAGAGAACGCTGCGCGTTATGTGGCTAAATATAAGGAAGTTCGTGCAGCGCTGTAG
- the kduI gene encoding 5-dehydro-4-deoxy-D-glucuronate isomerase, translated as MEMRYSTHPEHAKHFTTEELRQHYLIQELFVPEEVKLVYTHEDRVIIGGIHPVNKSVALEGSDQIKAETFLERRELGIFNVGGSGTVKVDGETYELNTKDCLYVGRGGKELIFESDSSSKPAKFYIVSALAHTTYPTAKQSFADVPSESLGAQETANNRTLRRFIHDEGIQSCQLVMGMTTLENGSVWNSMPTHVHDRRMEVYFYFELDENARMFHLMGEPNETRHLVMKNDEAVISPPWSIHCGAATGSYTFIWGMAGENKTYKDMDQVAMSELR; from the coding sequence ATGGAAATGCGTTATTCAACTCATCCCGAACATGCCAAGCATTTTACGACTGAAGAACTGCGTCAGCACTATTTGATACAGGAACTGTTTGTGCCTGAGGAAGTTAAGCTGGTTTATACGCATGAAGATCGTGTCATTATCGGGGGCATTCATCCCGTGAATAAATCCGTTGCGCTGGAAGGCAGCGATCAAATCAAGGCGGAAACCTTTTTGGAGCGCCGGGAACTGGGCATTTTTAATGTTGGCGGCAGCGGTACTGTAAAGGTAGACGGTGAAACCTACGAGTTGAACACGAAAGACTGTCTCTACGTAGGCAGAGGGGGCAAGGAGTTGATCTTTGAAAGCGATTCCAGCTCGAAACCTGCAAAATTTTACATTGTGTCGGCGCTGGCTCATACCACGTATCCGACAGCGAAGCAGTCATTTGCCGATGTGCCGTCTGAAAGTCTGGGCGCGCAGGAAACAGCCAACAACCGCACCTTGCGCCGCTTTATCCATGATGAAGGCATTCAGAGCTGTCAGCTGGTTATGGGGATGACGACACTGGAAAACGGAAGCGTATGGAACTCCATGCCAACACATGTTCATGACCGTCGTATGGAAGTCTATTTCTATTTTGAGCTGGATGAGAACGCCAGAATGTTCCACCTGATGGGTGAGCCGAACGAGACGCGCCATCTGGTGATGAAGAATGATGAAGCGGTTATTTCGCCACCTTGGTCTATTCACTGTGGTGCGGCTACTGGCAGCTATACCTTCATTTGGGGCATGGCTGGCGAAAATAAAACGTACAAAGACATGGATCAGGTAGCCATGAGCGAGTTGCGTTAA